Part of the Propionimicrobium sp. PCR01-08-3 genome, TCGACGAACTTGCCGAGAGTCGAGACCAGGTGTGAAGGTGCCGGCAATCGATGAGCGTGCCGAGGGTCGAGACGAGCTTGAGCATGCCGTGATCACGCGGCGAATTGCGGATGTATCCGTCCCGAAGGGCTACTGCGCTGAGCCGGCTTGGTCGGCCGTCGGCAGGCTCTGAACAAACCCGCCGACAGCCGGGATTAAACCGGGAGCTCAGCGCTCGATCTTGTCGAGGCGCAGCATTTTTGCCAGTACGACGTCGAGATCGGCGTCGTCCCAGATCTTCTTCCAATCGTCGTTGATGATGGCGTGGCGGCCGTAGTCCATGGCCAGCAGGCAGGCGTCGGAGAACGGGTTCGAGCCGCGTAGGGCGTTGGTCAGGGCGATGTAGATGTGGCCGTAGAAGATCGCTTTGACGGCGTCCTCGGGGATGCCGATCTCGTTGACGGCATAGTCCATCGAATCTTTGAGGAATTGTCCGATCATGCAGCCGGTGGTCTCGACCAGGGTGGGTTCGAGTTGAGCGAGTTGCTTGACGGTGACCCAGTGCACGTCGATGACCGGAGCGTACTGCGCCTTGATGACCTGCTCGGCGACGGCCTGCTGCTTGTCGTCACCGTTTTCGAAGGCGGCCACGACTTCCTGGGGGGCAGAGATGCCGCCGAAGGTGTCGTTCCACTGGTCACCGCTGCGTTCCAGGAACACCGACGGGTGACATGGGTGCGCGCACGCCATCGCCACGTCGTCGCGGCGGGTCAGCAATCCGGCGTAGGCGGCGGCAGGATCAAGAGTCAGCATGATCGATCCGGCACGCATCAGCGGAACGACCTGCTTTGATACCGGGCCCAGCGCGATATCGGGAACCGCAAGGATCACAACATCACACCGATCTGCGACATCGTTGATGTCGGAGACCTCACGCCCGAGCGCGCGCACGGCCTCTTGGCCCTTTTCGGATGCTTCGCAGTAGTAGATGGTCGCGTCGGTCAGGTTGAGGTTGTTCGAGACGCGGGTGCCCATCTTGCCTGCGGCGCCGACCACGGCAATCGTGAGGCCGGGATCAAGTTCGACCTTTTTGCCGAACAGTGGATTGAGCTCCTTGTTGTTCATTATTTCTCCTTGTAGGTGTGATCATCGCGCCATTTGCGCAAGGCGGTCAGGGAGGCGTTCGTCCAATCGCGTTCGATGGCGATGGTCTGCTCGATCGTGTCGTGCCAGGGCACCCAGTGTTCGACGATCGCCGACGGATCTCGCCCATCCGTGTAGACCGCGGACAGCTCGGCGTCGAGGTCGAGCAAACCGGCACCCATTCGTGCTCCCGCGTAGAGAAAGCCAACCCAGCCCTCGTTGCGGGTGAACGCGAAATCCTTGACATGCAGGTTGGTGACGAACGGAGCAGTCGACTCAATGACGTCCGCCGGGTTCTCGAGCGCCGACACACAGTTCGCCGGGTCGAGACAGATACCGACCCTCGGGGAGTCCACCGACGACACGATACCGACGAGCTCACCGGTGCTGACCTGTTCATAGGTTTCCAATGCGAGTGTGATGTCGGCGCCATCAAGATCGGGTATCAGCGCCGAGAGATCACCGGCGACACCATCCAGCCCGCGCTCATCGACCTCGACGCGTTGCACCATCGAACGCAACGTGCGTGCGCCCAGCAATCGCGCCTTGGCGACAAACTCGCGAAGATGCGCCGGATTCGTCCCGCGCGTGCCCAGCTCCAGATCAAGACCGAGGCTGGAGGCCTGGGTTTTGATCGCGGTGAGCTCTGCAGCGCTCAGATACGGCACTCGGGGATCGTCGCAGATCTGGAACACCTCGCAGCCCAGCTGCGCGGCCCGGTCCAGCATCTGGGGAATGTCCAATGGTTCGGGTGCACGTTCGTTCCATTCCCAGAACAGGGCATAACTGCCGATTCCGATCTTCAACGCTCCACCTCACTGTGCTGCCCGCATGATCCGGAAGAAGCCACCAATGATTGATCCGGTTCCGGAATCAGGATAGGCGATTGGCGAGAATTGATCAACCGGTTGACCAATTGGTCGTCGGTGGCCATCCGAGTCAAACACGCGGTCCATTGCTGATTAGTGGAGCGAGAAGCCCGGTTGATGTGCCGAGTCCGCGTGCTGGCCTGGGAGAGACAAGGCAAGGTGGAAAGCTTGAAGGTGTAAAGGTCGAGTCTGCGTGCCGGCCCGGGAGAGATTCAGGAGCCGAAGCATGAAATCGGCAGAACGCCAATTGGCGATTACAGTAGATGCGCCATGACTACGCAGCTCACATCGTCCTCACCGCGCACCTACCAGGTCATCACCTACGGGTGCCAGATGAACGTCCACGACTCCGAACGCATCGCCGGCCTGCTCGAACACGCCGGTCTGGTGGCGGCCCCGGAGCCTTCAGGTGAGCTGGCCGATGCCGATGTGGTGGTCTTCAACACGTGTGCGGTCAGGGAGAACGCCGACAACCGGCTCTACGGCAACCTCGGTCATATGGCCAAGATCAAACGGGGTCGTCCCGGGATGCAGATCGCGGTCGGCGGCTGCATGGCCCAAAAAGACCGCGATCTGATCACCACCAAGGCGCCATGGGTCGACGTGGTCTTCGGGACGAACAACCTGGGCTCGTTGCCGGTCTTGCTGGAGCGTGCCCGGATCACCGACGAGGCGCAGGTCGAGATCAAGGAGGCGTTGCAGACCTTCCCGTCGAACCTGCCGACCCATCGCGACTCCGCTTACGCGGCCTGGGTGTCGATCAGTGTGGGCTGCAACAACACCTGCACGTTCTGCATCGTGCCGAGCCTGCGCGGCAAGGAGACCGATCGCAGGCCTGGGGAGATCCTGCGGGAAATCGAAATGCTGGTATCCGAAGGCGTGCAGGAGATCACCCTGCTCGGCCAGAACGTGAACACCTACGGGGTGGAGTTCGGCGACCGGTCGGCGTTCGCCCAGCTGCTGCGCTCCGTCGGCGAGGTCGACGGTCTGGAGCGCGTCCGATTCACCAGCCCGCATCCGGCGTCGTTCACCAATGATGTCATCGAAGCGATGGCCACCACCCACAATGTGATGCCGAGCCTGCACATGCCCTTGCAGTCCGGCTCCGACCGGGTGCTCAAAGCCATGCGGCGCAGCTACCGCAAAGACCGCTTCTTGCGCATCTTGGACGATGTTCGCTCCGCGATGCCGCACGCCGCCATCACCACCGACATCATCGTGGGCTTCCCGGGCGAAACCGAGGAGGATTTCGAGCAGACGCTTGAGGTCGTGCGGCGTGCCCGGTTCAGCGCCGCGTTCACCTTCCAGTACTCGATCCGCCCCGGCACCCCGGCCGCCACCATGCCCGATCAGGTGCCGGCCGACGTGGTGCAGGAACGCTACGAGCGGCTGGTCGCCGAGATCGAGCAGATCTCCTGGGAGGAGAACAAGGCTCTGGTCGGCAGCACCGCCGAGGTGCTCTTCGCCGCAGGTGAGGGACGCAAGGATGAGCGCACTTCTCGAGTGAGCGGACGGTCCCGGGACAATAGGCTCGTGCACGTTGCGATGCCGGACGATCCCGCGTTCAGGCCTCGTCCGGGCGACATCGCCGAGGTCGAGATCACCCATGCAGCACCCCATCACCTGGTCGCCGACGCGCCGATCCGCAACCTGCGCCGGACCCGTGGGGGAGATGCCTGGCAGGCGGCGCAGACCCCGCGTCCGGCCGGAGTGGGGCTCGGGCTGCCGACCGTTGCGGGCATCCGGTGATGACGGGATGACCGGGCTTCCCCTGGTCGTGCTGATCGGGCCAACCGCGAGCGGCAAATCGTCCCTGGCGATCAGGCTCGCCGAACTGTTGGCGGCGCGTGGGCAACCGGCGGAAATAGTGAACGCCGATTCGATGCTGGTCTACCGCGGCATGAACATCGGCACCGCCAAGCCGACCCCGGACGAGCTCGCACGGGTCCGCCATCATCTCGTCGACATCATGGATGTGACGAAGAGCGCCTCGGTCGCCGAGTTTCAACTCATGGCGCGCCAGGCGATCAGCGAGTTGCGGGCCCGCGACATCGTCCCGATTCTGGTCGGCGGAAGCAGCCTGTACATCAGGGCGATCGTCGACAACTTCGATTTCCCGGGCACCGACCCGGCCATCCGCGCCAAGTGGCAGGCCGAACTCGACCGGATCGGCGCACCTGCTCTGCACCGGATCCTGGCCGAGCGCCAGCCCGAGGCCGCCGCCAGCATCCTGCCCGGCAACGGACGCCGTATCGTGCGTGCCCTGGAGGTAATCGAACTCACCGGAGACTTCCGGCCGCGTCTGCCCGAGCCGAGCTACGCGCTGGATGATGTGCGCCAGTTCGGGCTCCGGATCGAACGATCCGAGATGGACGCGCGCATCGCCGCGAGGGTCGACCAGATGTGGGCGGCCGGCCTGGTCGACGAGGTGAGGCGACTGGTGGCCCAGGGGCTGCGCAGCGGGGTCACGGCGTCCAGGGGACTGGGGTATCAGCAGGTGCTGGACTATCTCGACGGTGAGATCACCGAGGACCAGGCCCGCGAACAGACCATCGCCGGCACCAAGAGATTTGCGCGCAAGCAACTCGGCTGGTTCACCCGCGATCCAAGAATCAGCTGGCTTGACGCCCTGGGGTCAGGGCTCGCTGAGACGATCGTGGATGAACTCGGTTTTGCCGCCGGGCGGTGACACACTGTGTTAATGCAGACGTTGAGTTTCGCCAAGGGTCATGCAACACGCAATGACTTCGTGATTCTCGTCGATCGCGAGAACATGATGCCGGTCGACGACCGGACAGTGCGTTGGTTGTGCGACCGCCGAGGCGGCATCGGAGCCGACGGCGTGCTACGTGCGGTGCGCGCCGAGCACATCCCCGAATGGCAGGGCGATCCCGGCTTGTGGTTCATGGATTACCGCAACGCCGACGGTTCGGTCGCAGAAATGTGCGGCAACGGGCTACGGCTATTCGTCCGGTATCTGCTCGATGAGGGCCTGCTGGGTACCGATGCCATTCGGATCGCGACCAGAGCCGGCCTCAGGGAGGCTTGGCCCTACCCGGACAGGCGGATCAAGGTCAGCATGGGGACCGCCACCATCTCTGCCGAGCAGACCTGGATCGAGTCGGCAGACAGGCGTTACCGGGCCGACATCGTGCAGGTCGGCAATCCGCACGCCGTCGTACACCTGGACGATCGGGCCGAGCTGGGCGCCCTGGATCTCCTGACCGCACCCACGTTCGACCCGGCGGTTTACCCAAGCGGGGTAAACATCGAATTCATCGTGCCCGCCGCCGATGACCAGGTCGCGATGAGAGTATTTGAACGCGGCGTGGGCGAGACCCAGTCGTGCGGCACCGGCGTGATTGCCTCGGCGGTGAGCCATCTGCGCAACCAGGGAAAGCCGGCCGGAGTGGTGACGGTCACCGTGCCGGGCGGGCCTCTGCGTGCCGAGATCAGCCCGGAGCAGGCCTATCTCAGCGGGCCGGCGGTCGTCGTCGCTCAGGGCCGGGTCATTCTGCCCGATTTCTGAGCGCCATGCCGGCCGGGTTTCCGGGACGCGGGGCATGGTGAGGATTGCCAACTCGTTCTTGTGATGCGGGAAGCGCAGATCAACACCGCCGCCATGAATGTCGAATTTACTGCCGAGATACGTGAGACTGCGCATCCGGAACCAGGGCCGGCCTTCCTCGATGCTGCCGGGCCGATGCCCCCATCTCGCAGTCGACGCTCAACGGCACGAAACGGACGGCTGGCAAGGTCGTTCGCACGAGCGTCCGACTTTCTGCCGCGGGCTAGACTGGCTGAACGATGACTGAAGAACCGATGATGTTCGACGACAAGCTGGATGATCAACTCACCGAGTGGGACGAGCCGGAACTCAATGACGACTACTCGGACGACGACATTTCCGAGGGGGAACTTGATCGCGCCCAGCGACACTCGTTGCGGCGCATAGCCGGGCTGTCCACCGAACTCGAAGACGTCAGCGAGGTCGAATACCGTAGGCTGCGCCTGGAGAGAGTGGTGCTGGTCAGCGTGTGGACGAGCGGCACCCAGCAAGATGCCGACAATGCGATGTTCGAGTTGAAGGCCCTGGCCGAGACCGCCGGTTCCGAGGTCTTGGACGGCCTGGTGCAGCGGCGGCCGCGACCCGACCCCGCAACCTATGTCGGACGCGGAAAAGTCGAAGAAGTCCGCGAAGCCGTCCAGGCAACCGGCGCGGATACGGTGATCTGCGACGGTGAACTGAGCCCGGCTCAGTTGCGTACCCTGGAGGACCGTATCGGAGTGAAGGTCGTCGACCGCACCGCTCTGATCCTCGACATCTTCGCTCAGCACGCCAAGAGCGTGGAGGGCAAAGCCCAAGTGGAGCTGGCCCAGCTGAACTACCTCAAGCAACGGTTGCGCGGGTGGGGCGGCAATTTGAGCAGGCAGGTCGGCGGCCGTGCCTCGGGCGGTGCCGGAATCGGTGGACGCGGACCTGGCGAGACCAAGATCGAAACCGACCGGCGCCGGATCGGCC contains:
- the miaA gene encoding tRNA (adenosine(37)-N6)-dimethylallyltransferase MiaA, with protein sequence MTGLPLVVLIGPTASGKSSLAIRLAELLAARGQPAEIVNADSMLVYRGMNIGTAKPTPDELARVRHHLVDIMDVTKSASVAEFQLMARQAISELRARDIVPILVGGSSLYIRAIVDNFDFPGTDPAIRAKWQAELDRIGAPALHRILAERQPEAAASILPGNGRRIVRALEVIELTGDFRPRLPEPSYALDDVRQFGLRIERSEMDARIAARVDQMWAAGLVDEVRRLVAQGLRSGVTASRGLGYQQVLDYLDGEITEDQAREQTIAGTKRFARKQLGWFTRDPRISWLDALGSGLAETIVDELGFAAGR
- a CDS encoding TIM barrel protein — protein: MKIGIGSYALFWEWNERAPEPLDIPQMLDRAAQLGCEVFQICDDPRVPYLSAAELTAIKTQASSLGLDLELGTRGTNPAHLREFVAKARLLGARTLRSMVQRVEVDERGLDGVAGDLSALIPDLDGADITLALETYEQVSTGELVGIVSSVDSPRVGICLDPANCVSALENPADVIESTAPFVTNLHVKDFAFTRNEGWVGFLYAGARMGAGLLDLDAELSAVYTDGRDPSAIVEHWVPWHDTIEQTIAIERDWTNASLTALRKWRDDHTYKEK
- the dapF gene encoding diaminopimelate epimerase, which encodes MQTLSFAKGHATRNDFVILVDRENMMPVDDRTVRWLCDRRGGIGADGVLRAVRAEHIPEWQGDPGLWFMDYRNADGSVAEMCGNGLRLFVRYLLDEGLLGTDAIRIATRAGLREAWPYPDRRIKVSMGTATISAEQTWIESADRRYRADIVQVGNPHAVVHLDDRAELGALDLLTAPTFDPAVYPSGVNIEFIVPAADDQVAMRVFERGVGETQSCGTGVIASAVSHLRNQGKPAGVVTVTVPGGPLRAEISPEQAYLSGPAVVVAQGRVILPDF
- the miaB gene encoding tRNA (N6-isopentenyl adenosine(37)-C2)-methylthiotransferase MiaB, yielding MTTQLTSSSPRTYQVITYGCQMNVHDSERIAGLLEHAGLVAAPEPSGELADADVVVFNTCAVRENADNRLYGNLGHMAKIKRGRPGMQIAVGGCMAQKDRDLITTKAPWVDVVFGTNNLGSLPVLLERARITDEAQVEIKEALQTFPSNLPTHRDSAYAAWVSISVGCNNTCTFCIVPSLRGKETDRRPGEILREIEMLVSEGVQEITLLGQNVNTYGVEFGDRSAFAQLLRSVGEVDGLERVRFTSPHPASFTNDVIEAMATTHNVMPSLHMPLQSGSDRVLKAMRRSYRKDRFLRILDDVRSAMPHAAITTDIIVGFPGETEEDFEQTLEVVRRARFSAAFTFQYSIRPGTPAATMPDQVPADVVQERYERLVAEIEQISWEENKALVGSTAEVLFAAGEGRKDERTSRVSGRSRDNRLVHVAMPDDPAFRPRPGDIAEVEITHAAPHHLVADAPIRNLRRTRGGDAWQAAQTPRPAGVGLGLPTVAGIR
- a CDS encoding phosphogluconate dehydrogenase C-terminal domain-containing protein; this translates as MNNKELNPLFGKKVELDPGLTIAVVGAAGKMGTRVSNNLNLTDATIYYCEASEKGQEAVRALGREVSDINDVADRCDVVILAVPDIALGPVSKQVVPLMRAGSIMLTLDPAAAYAGLLTRRDDVAMACAHPCHPSVFLERSGDQWNDTFGGISAPQEVVAAFENGDDKQQAVAEQVIKAQYAPVIDVHWVTVKQLAQLEPTLVETTGCMIGQFLKDSMDYAVNEIGIPEDAVKAIFYGHIYIALTNALRGSNPFSDACLLAMDYGRHAIINDDWKKIWDDADLDVVLAKMLRLDKIER